Proteins encoded together in one Stutzerimonas stutzeri window:
- the greA gene encoding transcription elongation factor GreA, giving the protein MTKFPMTIQGARALEEELKHLKTVLRPQITQAIAEARELGDLKENAEYHAAREQQGMVEARIRDIEGRLQNAQVIDIASIAPTGKVIFGTTVDIANVETDEQVTYQIVGDDEADIKQGKLSVSSPIARALIGKEEGDVVAVKTPSGLIEYEIVEVRHI; this is encoded by the coding sequence ATGACAAAATTCCCCATGACCATCCAGGGCGCTCGCGCCCTGGAAGAAGAGCTCAAACATCTGAAAACCGTGCTGCGCCCGCAGATCACCCAGGCCATCGCCGAGGCGCGTGAGCTGGGTGACCTCAAGGAGAACGCCGAGTACCACGCGGCGCGCGAGCAGCAGGGGATGGTCGAGGCACGCATCCGCGACATCGAAGGTCGCCTGCAGAATGCCCAGGTCATCGACATCGCCAGCATCGCACCGACCGGCAAGGTGATCTTCGGTACCACCGTGGACATCGCCAACGTCGAGACGGACGAGCAGGTGACCTATCAGATCGTCGGTGACGACGAAGCCGATATCAAACAGGGCAAGCTGTCGGTGAGTTCACCGATCGCGCGTGCGCTGATCGGCAAGGAAGAAGGCGATGTGGTGGCGGTCAAGACGCCCAGCGGACTGATCGAGTACGAGATTGTCGAAGTCCGCCATATCTGA
- the carB gene encoding carbamoyl-phosphate synthase large subunit yields the protein MPKRTDIKSILILGAGPIVIGQACEFDYSGAQACKALKEEGFRVILVNSNPATIMTDPAMADATYIEPIKWATVAKIIEKERPDALLPTMGGQTALNCALDLEKHGVLEKFGVEMIGANADTIDKAEDRSRFDKAMKNIGLACPESGIAHNMEEAYAVLDKVGFPCIIRPSFTMGGTGGGIAYNREEFEEICARGLDLSPTSELLIDESLIGWKEYEMEVVRDKKDNCIIVCSIENFDPMGVHTGDSITVAPAQTLTDKEYQIMRNASLAVLREIGVETGGSNVQFGICPNTGRMVVIEMNPRVSRSSALASKATGFPIAKIAAKLAVGYTLDELSNDITGGRTPASFEPAIDYVVTKVPRFAFEKFPKADARLTTQMKSVGEVMAIGRTFQESMQKALRGLEVGATGFDPKLNLADAEAESTLKRELTVPGADRIWFVADAFRAGKSVEDVFALTNIDPWFLVQIEDLVKDEEQVKTLGLSSIDRDLMYKLKRKGFSDARLAKLLGVTEKNLRSHRHKLKVLPVYKRVDTCAAEFATDTAYMYSTYEEECEAYPSGREKIMILGGGPNRIGQGIEFDYCCVHAALAMREDGYETIMVNCNPETVSTDYDTSDRLYFEPVTLEDVLEIVRVEQPKGVIVQYGGQTPLKICRALEEAGVPIIGTSPDAIDRAEDRERFQQMVQRLNLRQPQNATARSEEEAIAASKAIGYPLVVRPSYVLGGRAMEIVYEEEELKRYMREAVQVSNDSPVLLDHFLNCAIEVDVDAVCDGETVVIGGIMQHIEQAGVHSGDSACSLPAYSLPQHIQDEIREQVRKMALELDVVGLMNVQMAVQGEDIYVLEVNPRASRTVPFVSKCIGESLAKVAARVMAGKSLAEVGFTREIIPTYFSVKEAVFPFAKFPGVDTILGPEMKSTGEVMGVGDSFAEAFAKAQLGASEILPTSGCAFLSVREDDKPYVEQVARDLVGLGFEVVATAGTARIIEAAGLPVRRVNKVTEGRPHVVDMIKNDEVTLIINTTEGRQSIADSYSIRRNALQHKICITTTIAGGQAICEALKFGPEKTVRRLQDLHAGIKA from the coding sequence ATGCCAAAACGTACAGATATCAAAAGCATCCTCATCCTCGGCGCTGGCCCCATCGTCATCGGCCAGGCCTGCGAGTTCGACTATTCCGGTGCGCAGGCGTGCAAGGCGCTGAAGGAAGAAGGCTTCCGCGTCATCCTGGTGAACTCCAATCCGGCCACCATCATGACCGACCCGGCCATGGCCGACGCCACCTACATCGAGCCGATCAAGTGGGCCACCGTGGCCAAGATCATCGAGAAGGAGCGCCCCGACGCGCTGCTGCCGACCATGGGCGGCCAGACGGCGCTGAACTGCGCGCTGGACCTGGAAAAGCACGGTGTGCTGGAGAAGTTCGGTGTCGAGATGATCGGTGCCAACGCCGACACCATCGACAAGGCCGAAGACCGTTCGCGCTTCGACAAGGCGATGAAGAATATCGGCCTGGCCTGCCCGGAATCCGGCATTGCGCACAACATGGAAGAGGCCTACGCGGTTCTCGACAAGGTCGGCTTCCCCTGCATCATCCGTCCGTCGTTCACCATGGGCGGTACCGGTGGCGGCATCGCCTACAACCGTGAGGAGTTCGAAGAGATCTGTGCCCGCGGTCTGGATCTGTCTCCGACCAGCGAACTGCTGATCGACGAGTCGCTGATCGGCTGGAAGGAATACGAGATGGAGGTGGTCCGCGACAAGAAGGACAACTGCATCATCGTCTGCTCCATCGAGAACTTCGATCCGATGGGCGTCCACACCGGCGACTCCATCACCGTAGCCCCGGCGCAGACCCTGACCGACAAGGAATACCAGATCATGCGCAACGCCTCGCTGGCGGTGCTGCGTGAGATCGGCGTGGAAACTGGCGGTTCCAACGTGCAGTTCGGCATCTGCCCGAACACCGGGCGCATGGTCGTGATCGAGATGAACCCGCGCGTGTCGCGTTCTTCGGCACTGGCCTCCAAGGCCACTGGGTTCCCGATCGCCAAGATCGCCGCCAAGCTGGCCGTCGGCTACACCCTCGACGAATTGTCCAATGACATCACCGGTGGTCGCACCCCGGCATCGTTCGAGCCGGCGATCGACTATGTCGTGACCAAGGTGCCGCGCTTCGCCTTCGAGAAATTCCCCAAGGCCGATGCCCGCCTGACCACCCAGATGAAATCGGTCGGTGAGGTCATGGCCATCGGCCGCACCTTCCAGGAGTCCATGCAGAAAGCCCTGCGCGGTCTGGAAGTCGGCGCCACCGGTTTCGATCCGAAGCTGAACCTGGCCGATGCCGAGGCCGAGAGCACCCTCAAGCGCGAGCTGACCGTGCCGGGCGCTGACCGCATCTGGTTCGTGGCCGATGCCTTCCGCGCCGGCAAGAGCGTCGAAGACGTGTTCGCCCTGACCAACATCGATCCGTGGTTCCTGGTGCAGATCGAAGACCTGGTCAAGGACGAGGAGCAGGTCAAGACGCTCGGCCTGTCCAGCATCGACCGTGACCTGATGTACAAGCTCAAGCGCAAGGGTTTCTCCGATGCCCGTCTGGCCAAGCTGCTCGGTGTCACCGAAAAGAACCTGCGTAGCCATCGCCACAAGCTCAAGGTGCTGCCGGTCTACAAGCGCGTCGACACCTGCGCCGCCGAGTTCGCCACCGACACCGCCTACATGTACTCGACCTATGAGGAAGAGTGCGAGGCCTACCCGAGTGGCCGCGAGAAGATCATGATCCTCGGCGGCGGCCCCAACCGTATCGGGCAGGGTATCGAGTTCGACTACTGCTGTGTGCATGCCGCGTTGGCCATGCGTGAAGACGGATACGAGACCATCATGGTCAACTGCAACCCGGAGACCGTCTCCACCGATTACGACACGTCCGACCGCCTGTACTTCGAGCCCGTAACTTTGGAAGACGTGCTGGAGATCGTTCGCGTCGAGCAGCCCAAGGGTGTGATCGTGCAGTACGGCGGTCAGACGCCGCTTAAGATCTGCCGCGCCCTGGAAGAAGCCGGCGTGCCGATCATCGGCACCAGCCCGGATGCCATCGACCGCGCCGAAGATCGTGAGCGTTTCCAGCAGATGGTGCAGCGCCTGAACCTGCGCCAGCCGCAGAACGCCACCGCGCGCAGCGAAGAAGAAGCCATCGCTGCCTCCAAGGCCATCGGGTATCCGCTGGTGGTGCGCCCGTCCTACGTGCTGGGCGGTCGCGCGATGGAAATCGTCTACGAGGAAGAAGAGCTCAAGCGCTACATGCGCGAGGCGGTGCAGGTGTCCAACGACAGCCCGGTGCTGCTGGACCACTTCCTCAACTGCGCCATCGAAGTGGACGTCGACGCCGTCTGCGACGGCGAGACGGTAGTGATTGGCGGCATCATGCAGCACATCGAACAGGCCGGCGTGCACTCCGGCGATTCGGCCTGCTCGCTGCCGGCCTACTCGCTGCCGCAGCACATCCAGGACGAGATCCGCGAGCAGGTGCGCAAGATGGCCCTGGAGCTCGACGTGGTTGGTCTGATGAACGTGCAGATGGCCGTGCAGGGCGAGGACATCTACGTGCTCGAGGTCAACCCGCGCGCCTCGCGTACCGTGCCGTTCGTCTCCAAGTGCATCGGCGAGTCGCTGGCCAAGGTCGCTGCGCGCGTCATGGCGGGCAAGAGCCTGGCCGAGGTCGGCTTCACCCGCGAGATCATCCCGACCTATTTCAGCGTCAAGGAAGCGGTGTTCCCGTTCGCCAAATTCCCGGGTGTCGATACCATTCTCGGCCCGGAAATGAAGTCCACCGGCGAGGTGATGGGTGTCGGCGACAGCTTCGCCGAAGCCTTCGCCAAGGCCCAGCTGGGTGCCAGTGAAATCCTGCCGACCTCCGGCTGCGCCTTCCTCAGCGTGCGCGAAGACGACAAGCCCTACGTCGAACAGGTCGCACGTGATCTGGTTGGTCTCGGCTTCGAGGTCGTTGCCACCGCTGGCACGGCGCGTATCATCGAGGCAGCCGGGCTGCCGGTGCGTCGCGTGAACAAGGTGACCGAAGGCCGTCCGCACGTGGTCGACATGATCAAGAATGACGAGGTCACGCTGATCATCAACACCACCGAAGGGCGTCAGTCCATCGCCGATTCGTATTCCATTCGTCGCAACGCCCTGCAACACAAGATCTGCATCACCACCACCATCGCGGGTGGTCAGGCGATCTGTGAGGCGCTCAAGTTCGGTCCCGAGAAGACCGTGCGCCGCTTGCAGGATCTCCATGCAGGAATCAAGGCATGA
- the carA gene encoding glutamine-hydrolyzing carbamoyl-phosphate synthase small subunit, whose translation MTKPALTPAILALADGSIFRGESIGADGQTIGEVVFNTAMTGYQEILTDPSYAKQIVTLTYPHVGNTGTTPEDAESWKVWAAGLVIRDLPLISSNWRNKQSLPDYLKANGTVAIAGIDTRRLTRILREKGAQNGCILAGADATEEKALELARSFPGLKGMDLAKEVSVKDRYEWRSTVWCLKDDAHAEIPASELPYHVVAFDYGIKYNILRMLVARGCRVTVLPAQTPASEALALNPDGIFLGNGPGDPEPCDYAIKAIQEVLETDIPVFGICLGHQLLALASGAKTVKMPSGHHGANHPVQDLKTGVVMITSQNHGFAVDEASLPANVRATHKSLFDGTLQGIERTDKSAFSFQGHPEASPGPHDVAPLFDRFIEAMAKRR comes from the coding sequence TTGACTAAGCCAGCCCTTACGCCAGCCATTCTGGCCCTTGCCGATGGCAGCATCTTTCGCGGCGAATCCATCGGCGCCGATGGGCAAACCATTGGTGAGGTGGTGTTCAACACCGCCATGACCGGCTATCAGGAAATCCTCACCGATCCCTCCTACGCCAAGCAGATCGTTACCCTCACCTATCCCCATGTCGGTAACACCGGCACCACGCCGGAAGACGCCGAGTCCTGGAAAGTCTGGGCCGCTGGCCTGGTCATTCGCGACCTGCCGTTGATTTCCAGCAACTGGCGCAACAAGCAATCACTGCCCGACTATCTCAAGGCCAACGGCACCGTTGCCATCGCCGGCATCGATACCCGTCGTCTGACCCGTATCCTGCGCGAGAAGGGTGCGCAGAACGGCTGCATCCTGGCTGGCGCCGACGCGACCGAAGAGAAGGCGCTGGAGCTGGCGCGCAGCTTCCCCGGCCTCAAAGGCATGGACCTGGCCAAGGAAGTCAGCGTCAAGGATCGTTACGAGTGGCGTTCCACTGTCTGGTGCCTGAAGGACGACGCGCATGCCGAGATCCCGGCCAGCGAGCTGCCCTACCATGTCGTCGCCTTCGACTACGGCATTAAGTACAACATCCTGCGCATGCTGGTCGCCCGCGGTTGCCGCGTCACCGTGCTGCCGGCGCAGACGCCTGCCAGCGAAGCCCTGGCGCTGAATCCGGACGGCATCTTCCTGGGCAACGGCCCGGGTGACCCCGAGCCGTGCGACTACGCGATCAAGGCGATTCAGGAAGTCCTCGAAACCGACATTCCGGTATTCGGCATCTGCCTCGGCCACCAGCTGCTGGCCCTGGCCTCCGGCGCCAAGACCGTGAAGATGCCCAGCGGTCACCACGGTGCGAACCACCCGGTGCAGGATCTGAAGACCGGCGTGGTGATGATCACCAGTCAGAACCACGGTTTCGCCGTGGACGAAGCCAGCCTGCCGGCCAATGTGCGCGCCACGCACAAGTCGCTGTTCGACGGCACCCTGCAGGGCATCGAGCGTACCGACAAATCGGCCTTCAGCTTCCAGGGCCATCCCGAGGCGAGCCCGGGCCCGCACGACGTCGCGCCACTGTTCGACCGTTTCATCGAAGCCATGGCCAAGCGCCGCTAA
- a CDS encoding YhbY family RNA-binding protein, with product MPLTNEQKKQYKSIGHHLKPVLIVAENGLTEGVQAELERALNDHELIKVQFRLTEREDRRALMEELCAIGKCELVQTIGKMALVYRRNPKPNKQLSNIHRFQA from the coding sequence ATGCCGCTCACCAACGAGCAGAAGAAACAGTACAAGTCCATCGGCCATCATCTGAAACCGGTGCTGATCGTTGCCGAAAACGGGCTGACCGAAGGCGTTCAAGCCGAACTGGAGCGAGCCCTGAACGATCACGAACTGATCAAGGTCCAGTTCCGCCTTACCGAGCGCGAAGATCGCCGCGCCCTGATGGAAGAGCTGTGCGCAATCGGAAAATGCGAACTGGTGCAGACCATCGGCAAAATGGCGCTGGTCTATCGCAGGAATCCGAAGCCGAACAAACAGCTGTCGAACATCCATCGCTTCCAGGCGTGA
- the ftsH gene encoding ATP-dependent zinc metalloprotease FtsH encodes MNDMAKNLILWLIIAAVLVTVMNNFSSPSEPQTLNYSDFLEQVKEGRVERVTVDGFVIIGKRSDGDTFKTIRPAIQDNGLIGDLLDNNVLIEGKQPEQQSIWTQLLVASFPILVIIAVFMFFMRQMQGGAGGKGGPMSFGKSKARLLSEDQVKTTFADVAGCDEAKEEVHELVEFLRDPGKFQRLGGRIPRGVLMVGPPGTGKTLLAKAIAGEAKVPFFTISGSDFVEMFVGVGASRVRDMFEQAKKHAPCIIFIDEIDAVGRHRGAGLGGGHDEREQTLNQLLVEMDGFEMNDGIIVIAATNRPDVLDPALLRPGRFDRQVVVGLPDIRGREQILKVHMRKVPVSENVEPAVIARGTPGFSGADLANLVNEASLFAARANKRIVEMREFELAKDKIMMGAERKSMVMSEKEKLNTAYHEAGHAIVGRVVPEHDPVYKVSIIPRGRALGVTMFLPEEDRYSLSKRALISQICSLFGGRIAEEMTLGFEGVTTGASNDIMRATQLARNMVTKWGLSEKLGPLMYAEEEGEVFLGRSAGSQHANVSGETAKLIDEEVRSIIDHCYGTAKQILTENRDKLDMMAEALMKYETIDAPQIDDIMAGRPPRKPRDWEGGGTGTSGTPAVPDDNRPQTPIGGPAGEH; translated from the coding sequence TTGAACGACATGGCAAAAAACCTGATCCTGTGGCTGATCATCGCCGCCGTCCTGGTCACGGTGATGAACAACTTCTCCAGCCCGAGCGAGCCGCAGACGCTGAACTACTCGGACTTCCTTGAGCAGGTCAAGGAGGGGCGCGTGGAGCGCGTGACCGTTGATGGTTTTGTCATCATCGGCAAGCGTAGCGACGGCGACACCTTCAAGACCATTCGCCCTGCGATCCAGGACAACGGCCTGATCGGCGATCTGCTCGACAACAATGTGCTGATCGAGGGCAAGCAGCCTGAGCAGCAGAGCATCTGGACGCAGCTGCTGGTGGCCAGCTTCCCGATCCTGGTGATCATCGCCGTGTTCATGTTCTTCATGCGGCAGATGCAGGGCGGTGCCGGCGGCAAGGGCGGGCCTATGAGCTTCGGCAAGAGCAAGGCTCGCCTGCTCTCCGAGGATCAGGTCAAGACCACCTTCGCTGACGTCGCCGGTTGCGACGAGGCCAAGGAAGAAGTGCATGAGCTGGTGGAGTTTCTCCGCGACCCGGGTAAGTTCCAGCGTCTCGGTGGCCGTATTCCGCGTGGCGTGCTGATGGTCGGTCCGCCCGGTACTGGTAAGACGCTGCTGGCCAAGGCGATTGCCGGTGAGGCGAAGGTGCCGTTCTTCACTATCTCGGGTTCGGATTTCGTCGAGATGTTCGTCGGTGTCGGCGCCAGCCGGGTCCGCGACATGTTCGAACAGGCCAAGAAGCACGCGCCTTGCATCATCTTCATCGACGAGATCGACGCGGTCGGTCGTCATCGTGGTGCCGGCCTCGGCGGCGGGCACGACGAGCGCGAGCAGACCCTCAACCAGTTGCTGGTGGAGATGGATGGCTTCGAGATGAACGATGGCATCATCGTCATCGCGGCCACCAACCGTCCCGACGTGCTCGATCCGGCGCTGCTGCGTCCGGGCCGCTTCGACCGGCAGGTGGTCGTAGGCTTGCCGGACATCCGCGGTCGCGAGCAGATTCTCAAGGTGCACATGCGCAAGGTGCCGGTCAGCGAGAACGTCGAGCCGGCGGTCATCGCCCGCGGTACGCCGGGTTTCTCCGGTGCGGACCTGGCCAACCTGGTCAACGAGGCGTCCCTGTTCGCTGCGCGGGCCAACAAGCGTATCGTCGAAATGCGCGAGTTCGAACTGGCCAAGGACAAGATCATGATGGGCGCCGAGCGCAAGTCCATGGTCATGTCCGAGAAAGAGAAGCTCAATACCGCGTATCACGAGGCTGGGCACGCCATCGTCGGGCGCGTGGTGCCCGAGCATGACCCGGTCTACAAGGTTTCCATCATTCCTCGCGGGCGGGCGCTGGGTGTCACCATGTTCCTGCCGGAAGAGGATCGCTACAGCCTGTCGAAACGCGCACTGATCAGTCAGATCTGCTCGCTGTTTGGTGGTCGAATCGCGGAGGAAATGACCTTGGGTTTCGAAGGCGTCACCACTGGCGCTTCCAACGACATCATGCGCGCGACTCAGTTGGCGCGGAACATGGTGACCAAGTGGGGCTTGTCGGAGAAGCTTGGCCCGCTGATGTATGCCGAAGAGGAGGGTGAGGTCTTCCTCGGTCGCAGCGCTGGCAGTCAGCACGCCAACGTTTCCGGCGAGACCGCCAAGCTGATCGATGAAGAGGTGCGCAGCATCATCGATCACTGCTATGGCACCGCCAAGCAGATACTCACCGAGAACCGCGACAAGCTGGACATGATGGCCGAAGCACTCATGAAGTACGAAACCATCGATGCACCGCAGATCGACGACATCATGGCGGGCCGTCCACCGCGCAAACCGCGTGACTGGGAAGGTGGCGGTACCGGCACGTCCGGGACGCCGGCCGTGCCGGATGACAATCGTCCGCAGACGCCGATTGGTGGTCCCGCCGGGGAGCATTGA
- the dapB gene encoding 4-hydroxy-tetrahydrodipicolinate reductase — MRRIAVTGAAGRMGKTLIEAVQQTGGVAGLTAAIDRPDSTLVGADAGELAAIGRLGVPLTGDVGKAVDEFDVLIDFTHPSVTLKNLEVCRRAGKAMVIGTTGFSPEEKERLVAAAREIPIVFAANFSVGVNLCLKLLDTAARVLGDDVDIEIIEAHHRHKVDAPSGTALRMGEVVAEALGRDLQKVAVYGREGQTGARARETIGFATVRAGDVVGDHTVLFAADGERVEITHKASSRMTFAKGAVRAALWLDEKPAGLYDMQDVLGLK, encoded by the coding sequence ATGCGACGTATTGCAGTGACGGGCGCCGCCGGGCGCATGGGCAAGACCCTGATCGAGGCGGTGCAGCAGACTGGCGGCGTCGCCGGTCTGACCGCTGCCATCGATCGGCCGGACAGTACCCTGGTGGGTGCCGATGCCGGCGAACTGGCCGCCATCGGGCGGCTGGGCGTGCCGCTGACGGGAGATGTCGGCAAGGCTGTCGACGAGTTCGACGTGCTGATCGACTTCACTCACCCTTCGGTGACGCTGAAGAACCTGGAGGTCTGCCGGCGCGCCGGCAAGGCCATGGTGATCGGTACCACCGGCTTTTCGCCGGAAGAGAAGGAGCGCCTGGTGGCGGCGGCCAGAGAGATCCCGATCGTCTTCGCCGCCAACTTCAGCGTTGGCGTCAATCTGTGCCTCAAGCTGCTGGATACCGCGGCGCGCGTGCTGGGTGACGATGTGGATATCGAGATCATCGAGGCGCATCACCGGCACAAGGTTGATGCGCCGTCCGGCACCGCGCTGCGCATGGGGGAGGTGGTGGCCGAGGCGCTCGGGCGCGATCTGCAGAAGGTTGCCGTCTATGGTCGTGAAGGTCAGACCGGTGCGCGGGCGCGCGAGACCATCGGCTTCGCGACTGTGCGTGCCGGGGACGTCGTGGGCGACCATACCGTGCTGTTCGCCGCCGATGGCGAGCGCGTCGAGATCACCCACAAGGCCTCCAGTCGCATGACCTTCGCCAAGGGGGCGGTGCGCGCCGCGCTGTGGTTGGACGAGAAGCCGGCAGGGCTCTACGACATGCAGGACGTGCTCGGCCTGAAATGA
- the dnaJ gene encoding molecular chaperone DnaJ: MAKRDFYEVLGVERGASEAELKKAYRRLAMKHHPDRNPGDKAAEEAFKEANEAYEVLSDPSKRAAYDQYGHAGVDPQMGAGAGGAGYGGANFSDIFGDVFSDFFSGGRGGSRGGAQRGSDLRYTLELDLEEAVRGTTVTIRVPTLVECKTCDGSGAKKGTSPVTCTTCGGIGQVRMQQGFFSVQQTCPRCHGSGKMISDPCGSCHGQGRVEEQKTLSVKVPPGVDTGDRIRLSGEGEAGTQGGPAGDLYVVVNVREHAIFQRDGKHLYCEVPISFADAALGGELEVPTLDGRVKLKIPEGTQTGKQFRLRGKGVAPVRGGAAGDLMCRVVVETPVNLSKRQREMLEEFRGTLQGDTSHSPKASGWFEGVKRFFGDV; encoded by the coding sequence ATGGCCAAACGCGATTTTTACGAGGTGCTGGGCGTTGAGCGCGGTGCCAGCGAGGCGGAGCTGAAAAAGGCTTACCGCCGCCTCGCCATGAAGCATCACCCCGACCGCAATCCGGGTGACAAGGCGGCGGAGGAAGCCTTCAAGGAGGCCAACGAGGCCTACGAGGTGCTTTCCGACCCGAGCAAGCGGGCTGCCTACGATCAGTACGGGCACGCCGGCGTCGATCCGCAGATGGGCGCCGGGGCAGGCGGAGCCGGTTACGGCGGCGCCAACTTCTCCGACATCTTCGGCGATGTATTCAGCGATTTCTTCAGTGGCGGTCGTGGCGGCTCCCGCGGTGGCGCTCAGCGCGGCAGCGACCTGCGTTACACGCTGGAGCTGGATCTGGAAGAAGCCGTGCGCGGCACCACGGTGACCATCCGCGTGCCGACCCTGGTCGAGTGCAAGACCTGCGATGGCTCCGGGGCAAAGAAAGGCACCAGCCCGGTGACCTGTACCACCTGCGGCGGCATCGGTCAGGTGCGCATGCAGCAGGGCTTCTTCTCGGTACAGCAGACCTGTCCGCGCTGCCATGGCAGCGGCAAGATGATTTCCGACCCCTGTGGCAGCTGCCACGGCCAGGGCCGTGTCGAAGAGCAGAAGACGCTCTCGGTCAAGGTGCCGCCAGGCGTGGATACCGGCGACCGCATCCGCCTCTCCGGCGAGGGCGAGGCCGGAACCCAGGGCGGGCCGGCGGGCGACCTCTACGTGGTGGTCAACGTGCGCGAGCACGCGATCTTCCAGCGCGACGGCAAGCACCTGTACTGCGAAGTGCCGATCAGCTTCGCCGATGCGGCGCTGGGCGGTGAGCTCGAGGTGCCGACGCTGGATGGCCGGGTCAAGCTGAAAATCCCGGAAGGCACCCAGACCGGCAAGCAGTTCCGTCTGCGGGGCAAGGGTGTAGCGCCGGTGCGCGGTGGTGCGGCGGGCGACCTGATGTGTCGCGTCGTGGTCGAAACGCCGGTCAACCTGAGCAAGCGCCAGCGCGAGATGCTCGAGGAGTTCCGCGGCACGCTACAGGGCGACACCTCCCATTCACCCAAGGCCAGCGGCTGGTTCGAGGGTGTGAAGCGCTTTTTCGGTGATGTTTGA